The sequence GTGTTCGGTGCCGCCCGTCCCCCGGCCGTGGTGGCGACCGCGCCGCCCGGTGCCGACGGCGCGGCCTTCGCCGCCTGGGCGCGGCGGACGGCCGCCGGGTACGGCTACACCGTCACCCTCCCGGTGGTCCCCCGACCGCCCCTGCTCGCCCTGTTCGAACGCGGTATCCCGGCCCCCGGAGGAGGTGGGCCCCGATGACCCGGCCCGACGACGCACCCAGCACACCCACGCCCGCACCCGCCCCCCACCCCGTCCTCCCCCTGACCGAGGGCTCCCTCGTCCTCCTGGTCGGCACCAGTGCCGCGGGCAAGTCGACCTTCGCCCGCCGACACTTCCGCCCGACCGAGGTGGTCTCCTCCGACACCTGCCGCGCCCTGGTGGGCGACGACGAGAACGACCAGTCCGTCACCGCGGACGCCTTCGAACTGCTGCACTTCCTGGTCGGCAAGCGCCTGGCGGCCGGCCGGCTGACCGTCGTGGACGCCACCAATGTGCAGGCGGGCGCCCGCAAGCAGCTGCTCGCCGTCGCCCGGGAGCACGACGCGCGGGCGGAGGCGATCGTGCTCGACGTCCCGCTGGGCGTGTGCGCCGAGCGCAACCGCACCCGTCCGGACCGGGAGCTGCCGGCCTTCGTGATCCCGCGCCAGCACCGGGAGCTGCGCGCCTCCCTCCCGGGTCTGGCCAAGGAGGGCTTCCGCCGGGTGCACGTGCTGCGGGGGGCGGCCGAGGTGGCCGCCGCCGAGGTGGTGCTGGAGCGTCGGCGCGTCGATCTGCGCCACCTGACCGGCCCCTTCGACCTGGTCGGCGATGTGCACGGGTGCCGGTCCGAACTGGAGACGCTGCTGGGCCGGCTCGGCTACCGGCTGGTGCGGGACGCGGCGGGCCGTCCGGTGGACGCGGTGCCGCCGGCCGGCCGGACGGCGGTGTTCGTCGGCGACCTGGTCGACCGGGGCCCGGACACCCCGGGCGTGCTGCGCCTGGTGATGGGCATGGTGGCGGCGGGTCACGCGCTCTGCGTGTCCGGCAACCACGAGCTGAAGGTGGCCCGCGCGCTGGACGGCGACCGGGTGACCCTCTCCTACGGGCTGCGGGAGTCGATGGAGCAGCTGGGGGCGGAACCGGCGGAGTTCCGGGCCGAGGTGCGGGAGTTCGTGCGGGGTCTGGCCGACCACTACCTGCTGGACGGCGGCGCGCTGGTGGTGTGCCACGCGGGGTTGCCGGAGCGGTACCACGGCCGTTCCTCGGGCCGGGTGCGGTCGCACGCGCTGTACGGCGGCACGACGGGGGAGACCGACGACTACGGTCTCCCGGTGCGTCAGGCCTGGGCCGAGGAGTACCGGGGGCGGCCGCTGGTGGTGTACGGGCACACGCCGCTGCCGGTGGCGAGTTTTCTGCACAACACGGTGTGCCTGGACACCGGTTGTGTGTTCGGCGGCGCGCTGACGGCGTTGCGGTACCCGGAGCGCGAGCTGGTGCGGGTGGAGGCGGAGCGCCGGTGGTACGAGCCGGTCCGGCCGCTGCTGAGCGGTGCGCCGGGCGGTCGGGAGGGGCGTCCGCTGGACGTGGCGGACGTGGCGGGGCGGCAGACGGTGGAAACGGCGCTGCACGGGACGGTGGCGGTACGGCCGGAGAACGCGGCGGCGGCGCTGGAGACGCTGGGGCGGTCCGCGGTCGATCCCCGGCTGCTCGTGTACCTGCCTCCGTCGGTGCCGCCGGTGGCGGCCGGGGACCGGCCGGGTTTCGCGGAGCATCCGGACGAGGCGTTCGCCGGGTACCGGGCGGACGGGGTCGGGCGGGTGCTGTGCGCGGAGCTGATGCCGGGGCCGCGCGCGGTGGTGCTGGTGGCGCGGGACGACGCGGCGCTGGCGCGGCGGTTCGGCCCGGCGGGGCCGGGGGCGGTCTGGTCGCGGACCGGGCGGGCGCTGTTGGGCCCGGTGGAGGAGGCTGAGCTGCTGGCCCGGCTCCGGGCGGCGGCGGAACGGGCCGGGCTCTTCGAGGAGTTGGGGAGCGGCTGGCTGCTGTTGGAGGCCGCCCTGACGGGGCTGCCGGCATCTGCCGCCGATGCCGGCCCGGCCTCCGCGGTGTCCTCGGCGGAGGACCGGCGGACGCGGAACGCGGAGGTCGTGGCGTCGGCGGGGGCTTTTCTGCCGCCGGTGCTGGCCGCGCTGGAGCGGGCCGCCGCCCGGGGGCTGGACGTCGCCGGGCTGCTCGACCGGCAGCGTGGCCGGGCGGCGGACCTGCGGGACTTCGCCGCGGTGCCCCGGCCGGCCGCGGCGCCGGGGCGGCCGCTGCTCGCTCCGTTCCGGCTGCTGGCCGCCGAGGGGGCGAATCTCGCGACCGGTCCCGAGCACGAGCAGCTGGCCCGGATCGGCCGCCTGGTCGACGCCGACCGGACGGCCCCCGCCGATCCGGCCGTCGACCGCACCACCGCCGTCGACCGCACCGCGCCCGCCGACCGCACCACCGCCACCGGCGGCACCGCCCCGGCTCCCGCCCTCCACCGGGCGGCGCACCGCTGGGTGGACACCGGGGACGAGGCGTCCACGGCCGCCGCCGTCGCCTGGTGGGAGGAGCTGACGGCGGCGGGCGGCGCGGGCATCGTGGTCCGTCCGCCGGTGCCGCCGACGCGGACGGCGTCGGGGGAGGGCCGTCCGCGCGGGCTGGTGCAGCCAGCGGTGCGGGTCCGGGGCCGCGAGTGGCTGAGGCTGATCCAGGGCCCTGGCCACCCGGACCGCTCCGGCCACCCGGACCGCCCGGTCAGGTCCTCCGCCGGCGCGCTCGGCCTGCGGCGCTCGCTGGCGCTGCGCGAGTACGCCCTGGGTGTGGAGGCCCTGGACCGGCTGGCCGCCGGGGAGCCGCTGTGGCGGGTGCACCAGGCGGTGTTCGCGGTCCTCGCCCTGGAGTCGGAGCCGGTGGACCCGCGAGCGCGACCGTGAGGAGGCGTCCGGCGGGCGGCTGCGGGGAGAAGCACCGAGTGCATACAAATTCTGAGCATCGTATAGACTTGTCGCTTCCCACTCGCCCGCCCGTCACCGTCACCGTCATCACAGGAGCCCGGCATGGCGTACAACCTCCGGAACAGACACTTCCTCAAGGAGCTCGACTTCAGCCCCCAGGAGTTCCGCTTCCTGGTGGACCTCGCCGCCACCCTCAAGGCGGCGAAGTACGCGGGCACCGAGCAGCCCCGGCTGCGCGGCAAGAACATCGCGCTGATCTTCGAGAAGACCTCCACCCGGACCCGCTGCGCCTTCGAGGTGGCCGCGCACGACCAGGGCGCCACCACCACCTACCTTGACCCGGCCGGTTCGCAGATCGGGCACAAGGAGTCGATCAAGGACACCGCCCGGGTGCTCGGCCGGATGTTCGACGGCATCGAGTACCGGGGGCACGGGCAGGAGGTGGTCGAGGAGCTGGCCGCGAACGCGGGGGTACCGGTCTGGAACGGCCTCACCGACGAGTGGCACCCGACCCAGATGCTGGCCGACGTGCTCACGGTCACCGAGCACACCGCCAAGCCGCTCACCGAGGTGACGCTCGCCTACCTCGGCGACGCCCGTTCGAACATGGGCAACTCGCTGCTGGTGACCGGCGCGCTGCTCGGCATGGACATCCGGATCGTCGCGCCGCGCGCGCTGTGGCCGGACGAGGAGGTGCGCAAGGCCGCGGAGTCGCTGGCCGGGGACACCGGGGCCCGGATCACCCTCACCGAGGACGTCGCGGAGGGCGTCGCCGGCGCCGACTTCCTCTACACGGACGTATGGGTCTCCATGGGCGAGCCCAAGGAGGTCTGGGCCGAGCGGATCGCGCTGCTCCGGCCGTACCAGGTGTCGATGGAGACGGTGCGGGCGACCGGCAATCCGCAGGTGAAGTTCCTGCACTGCCTGCCGGCCTTCCACGACCTCGGCACGGTGCTCGGCCGGCAGCTGTTCGAGGAGACCGGCATGGCCGAGCTGGAGTGCACCGACGAACTGTTCGAGTCGGCGCACTCCGTGGTCTTCGACCAGGCCGAGAACCGGTTGCACACCATCAAGGCCGTGCTCGTCGCGACCCTCGGCAGCTGACGCACCCCCTCCGGACGGCCGAGGGCCGCTCCCGGACTGCCGAGGGCGGGCCCCGGCTACGGCCCCGGCTGCAGCCCCCGGTCCCGGCGCCCCGGCTACAGCGCCTCGCCGTCCAGGCCCTCGAGGTTCACGCAGGCGGCCCGCTCGGCGGCGGTGTGGGCGCCGGCCGGAGTGCCCGCGTGCAGGACCAGGGAGCGGGCCTCGCCCGCCCGGGGCCGCCAGGTCACCGAGGTGGCGGCGGTGCCGTCGCCCCGCTCGTCGGTGTGCAGGGCGAGCCGCAGCTCGTTGCGGTCGTTGGCGTAGGCGGGGTCGGTGGACGGACTGACCGGGTCCACCACGTCCTGGTAGTGCGGGCCGGACGCGGCCGGGTCGGCCCCGCAGCGGCCGGTGTGCAGGTGCACCGGGAACTCGTGGTCGGCGGCGACCCCGGACACGCTCATGGTGAGGATCGTGCGGCCGGGCACCGAGCGGTCGACGATCACCCGCACGTGCGAGCCGAACGGCACCAGGTCCGGCGCGTGGCTGATCGCGGTCGGCGGGAGGAAGGCGGTGGCCGGGTCGAAGTCGGCCTCGGTGACCGCGACCGGCGAGGCGGCGGGGGCCAGAAGGGCGAGCGGGAGCAGGGCGGCGGCGAGCGGAGCGGACATCGGCGGACCTCTTCGGGTGGGGGCGCGCACACCCTGGTCGGGGTGCGGCGGACCTGACATCCCGTTCAACGGCCCGGCGGGCACCCCGGACACGCCCGCCCGCCCCACCTGCCCCGCGCGAACAGCCGACCGCGCCCGCCCCGCGCGAACGGCCTGCCCGCGCTAGTCGCCGGACCGGCCGATCCCCCGGATCGCGCACCGGGGCCCGCTGGCCCGCATCAGCCGCAGGTCGGCCGTGACCAGTGGTGCGCCGAACAGCTCCGCCACCGCCACGTACGCGGCGTCGTCGGGGGTGAGGTTGTCCTTGAGCTCCCAGATCCGCCCGAGCAGCGGCTCGACCGGGACCTTGCGGATCGCCAGTCGGGGCAGTTCGGCGGCGAGTTCGCCGACCCGTTCGGCGTCGAGTTCGCGGGCCAGGTAGAGGCCGCGCAGGGACTGCATCACCTCGACGACGACGTGCTCGGGCGCGACCCACTCCCTGTCCGCGGCCAGTTCGGCGCGGGCGGCGGTGCCGCGCTCTCCCTCGTCGGCCAGCGCGAGCACCAGCGCGGACGCGTCCACCACGATCATCTGTCGGCCCCCGGCCCGTTCGGCGTGTCGGTCACCGGCCACGCTACCGGGGCGTTCGGGACGGGGCGCGGCCCGGGCGCCGTGGCAGGCCCGGTGGTACTCGCACCGCCACCCGCACCACCGCGCACACCACCGCCGCACCGCCGGACGCGCCGCCACCCGCACCACCGCGCACGGCGCGGGTCCACGCCTCCCGTGCCCGTGGTACCCGGGGGCGCGTGGCGTGCGTCCGGGCGGAGGGGGCAGGCTGGACGTGGTGCCGACGTGGCGGACGCGGCGCCATGCACTATGGTTTATCTCGACATCGAGATAACTCCGCCTTAAGATATATCTCGACATCAAGATACTTGCCGAGAGGCGCTCACCGGCGGTGCGGGCAAGGTAAGCCTAAGTAAGGCTGACCTTACCACCGTGGCGGCCGGATACCGCACGAAGCACCTAGAAGGAGTCAGTCGTGTCCGCGAACAGCTTCGACGCCCGCAGCTCGCTGCAGGTGGGCGACGAGTCGTACGAGATCTTCAAGCTCTCCGCCGTCGAGGGGTCCGAGCGGCTGCCCTACAGCCTCAAGGTGCTGCTGGAGAACCTGCTCCGCACCGAGGACGGCGCCAACATCACCGCCGGCCACATCCGGGCCCTCGGCAACTGGGACGCCGACGCCCAGCCGAGCCAGGAGATCCAGTTCACGCCGGCCCGCGTGATCATGCAGGACTTCACCGGCGTGCCGTGCGTGGTCGACCTCGCCACCATGCGTGAGGCCGTCAAGGAGCTGGGCGGCGACCCGGCCAAGATCAACCCGCTGGCCCCGGCCGAGCTGGTCATCGACCACTCCGTCATCGCGGACAAGTTCGGCACCCCGGACGCCTTCGTCCAGAACGTCGAGATCGAGTACGGCCGCAACAAGGAGCGCTACCAGTTCCTGCGCTGGGGCCAGACCGCCTTCGACGAGTTCAAGGTCGTCCCGCCGGGCACCGGCATCGTCCACCAGGTGAACATCGAGCACCTGGCCCGCACCGTCATGGTCCGCGGCGGCCAGGCCTACCCGGACACCTGCGTCGGCACCGACTCGCACACCACCATGGTCAACGGCCTGGGCGTGCTGGGCTGGGGCGTCGGCGGCATCGAGGCCGAGGCCGCGATGCTCGGCCAGCCGGTCTCCATGCTGATCCCGCGCGTCGTCGGCTTCAAGCTGACCGGCGAGCTGCCGGCCGGCACCACCGCCACCGACCTGGTGCTCACCATCACCGAGATGCTGCGCAAGCACGGTGTGG comes from Streptomyces sp. TLI_053 and encodes:
- a CDS encoding polynucleotide kinase-phosphatase translates to MTRPDDAPSTPTPAPAPHPVLPLTEGSLVLLVGTSAAGKSTFARRHFRPTEVVSSDTCRALVGDDENDQSVTADAFELLHFLVGKRLAAGRLTVVDATNVQAGARKQLLAVAREHDARAEAIVLDVPLGVCAERNRTRPDRELPAFVIPRQHRELRASLPGLAKEGFRRVHVLRGAAEVAAAEVVLERRRVDLRHLTGPFDLVGDVHGCRSELETLLGRLGYRLVRDAAGRPVDAVPPAGRTAVFVGDLVDRGPDTPGVLRLVMGMVAAGHALCVSGNHELKVARALDGDRVTLSYGLRESMEQLGAEPAEFRAEVREFVRGLADHYLLDGGALVVCHAGLPERYHGRSSGRVRSHALYGGTTGETDDYGLPVRQAWAEEYRGRPLVVYGHTPLPVASFLHNTVCLDTGCVFGGALTALRYPERELVRVEAERRWYEPVRPLLSGAPGGREGRPLDVADVAGRQTVETALHGTVAVRPENAAAALETLGRSAVDPRLLVYLPPSVPPVAAGDRPGFAEHPDEAFAGYRADGVGRVLCAELMPGPRAVVLVARDDAALARRFGPAGPGAVWSRTGRALLGPVEEAELLARLRAAAERAGLFEELGSGWLLLEAALTGLPASAADAGPASAVSSAEDRRTRNAEVVASAGAFLPPVLAALERAAARGLDVAGLLDRQRGRAADLRDFAAVPRPAAAPGRPLLAPFRLLAAEGANLATGPEHEQLARIGRLVDADRTAPADPAVDRTTAVDRTAPADRTTATGGTAPAPALHRAAHRWVDTGDEASTAAAVAWWEELTAAGGAGIVVRPPVPPTRTASGEGRPRGLVQPAVRVRGREWLRLIQGPGHPDRSGHPDRPVRSSAGALGLRRSLALREYALGVEALDRLAAGEPLWRVHQAVFAVLALESEPVDPRARP
- the argF gene encoding ornithine carbamoyltransferase, which encodes MAYNLRNRHFLKELDFSPQEFRFLVDLAATLKAAKYAGTEQPRLRGKNIALIFEKTSTRTRCAFEVAAHDQGATTTYLDPAGSQIGHKESIKDTARVLGRMFDGIEYRGHGQEVVEELAANAGVPVWNGLTDEWHPTQMLADVLTVTEHTAKPLTEVTLAYLGDARSNMGNSLLVTGALLGMDIRIVAPRALWPDEEVRKAAESLAGDTGARITLTEDVAEGVAGADFLYTDVWVSMGEPKEVWAERIALLRPYQVSMETVRATGNPQVKFLHCLPAFHDLGTVLGRQLFEETGMAELECTDELFESAHSVVFDQAENRLHTIKAVLVATLGS
- a CDS encoding type II toxin-antitoxin system VapC family toxin, with the protein product MAGDRHAERAGGRQMIVVDASALVLALADEGERGTAARAELAADREWVAPEHVVVEVMQSLRGLYLARELDAERVGELAAELPRLAIRKVPVEPLLGRIWELKDNLTPDDAAYVAVAELFGAPLVTADLRLMRASGPRCAIRGIGRSGD